In one Oncorhynchus masou masou isolate Uvic2021 chromosome 23, UVic_Omas_1.1, whole genome shotgun sequence genomic region, the following are encoded:
- the hif1an gene encoding hypoxia-inducible factor 1-alpha inhibitor isoform X2 encodes MQALPIRQRQQPVVLTDTNLVYPALQWDIPYLQENIGNGDFSVYIAENHKFLYYDEKKMANFENFVPKSRRIDMKFSDFVEKMHKTQEEGGDERVYLQQTLNDTVGRKIVVDFLGFNWNWITKQQSKRNWGQLTSNLLLIGMEGNVTPAHYDEQQNFFAQIKGYKRCILFPPDQFECLYPFPVHHPCDRQSQVDFENPDYERFPNFKNVSGYETVVGPGDVLYIPMYWWHHIESLLSGGVTITVNFWYKGAPTPKRIEYPLRAHQKVAIMRNIEKMLGEALGDPHEVGPLLNMMIKGRYDQGFS; translated from the exons ATGCAGGCTCTTCCTATTCGCCagagacag CAACCGGTGGTTTTAACAGACACCAATCTAGTGTATCCGGCTCTCCAGTGGGACATCCCGTACCTGCAGGAGAACATTGGAAACGGGGACTTCTCTGTGTACATCGCGGAAAACCACAAATTCCTCTACTATGACGAGAAGAAAATGGCCAACTTTGAGAACTTTGTACCCAAGTCTCGACGGATAGACATGAAATTCTCGGATTTTGTGGAGAAAATGCATAAAAcgcaggaagagggaggagatgagag GGTGTACCTGCAGCAGACACTGAATGACACAGTGGGCAGGAAGATCGTGGTGGACTTCCTGGGTTTCAACTGGAACTGGATCACCAAGCAGCAGAGCAAGAGGAACTGGGGCCAGCTCACCTCCAACCTGCTGCTCATAGGCATGGAGG GCAACGTGACGCCAGCCCATTACGACGAGCAGCAGAACTTCTTTGCACAAATCAAAGGTTACaagaggtgcatcctgttccctcCCGACCAGTTTGAGTGTCTCTATCCCTTCCCTGTTCACCACCCCTGTGACAGACAGAGCCAG GTTGACTTTGAGAACCCTGACTATGAGAGGTTTCCCAACTTCAAGAATGTGTCGGGCTATGAGACTGTGGTGGGCCCGGGAGATGTTCTCTACATCCCTATGTACTG GTGGCACCACATTGAGTCCCTGTTGAGTGGTGGAGTGACCATCACTGTCAACTTCTGGTACAAG GGTGCGCCCACGCCCAAGAGGATCGAGTACCCACTGAGAGCTCATCAGAAGGTGGCCATCATGAGAAACATAGAGAAGATGCTGGGGGAGGCACTGGGAGACCCACACGAG GTTGGCCCTTTATTGAACATGATGATTAAAGGCCGATATGACCAGGGATTCAGCTAG
- the hif1an gene encoding hypoxia-inducible factor 1-alpha inhibitor isoform X1, which translates to MAAATVVENDPTASEGGAASFSEPEVHSPIWNDSQLRKYPFQTRPIPRLSHTDPRAEMLINNEQPVVLTDTNLVYPALQWDIPYLQENIGNGDFSVYIAENHKFLYYDEKKMANFENFVPKSRRIDMKFSDFVEKMHKTQEEGGDERVYLQQTLNDTVGRKIVVDFLGFNWNWITKQQSKRNWGQLTSNLLLIGMEGNVTPAHYDEQQNFFAQIKGYKRCILFPPDQFECLYPFPVHHPCDRQSQVDFENPDYERFPNFKNVSGYETVVGPGDVLYIPMYWWHHIESLLSGGVTITVNFWYKGAPTPKRIEYPLRAHQKVAIMRNIEKMLGEALGDPHEVGPLLNMMIKGRYDQGFS; encoded by the exons ATGGCAGCGGCAACAGTGGTCGAGAATGATCCAACGGCGAGCGAAGGCGGTGCCGCATCATTCTCGGAGCCGGAGGTCCACAGCCCTATCTGGAACGACTCTCAACTTCGAAAGTATCCTTTCCAGACCAGACCGATACCCAGACTCTCTCACACGGATCCTAGAGCTGAGATGCTCATAAACAACGAG CAACCGGTGGTTTTAACAGACACCAATCTAGTGTATCCGGCTCTCCAGTGGGACATCCCGTACCTGCAGGAGAACATTGGAAACGGGGACTTCTCTGTGTACATCGCGGAAAACCACAAATTCCTCTACTATGACGAGAAGAAAATGGCCAACTTTGAGAACTTTGTACCCAAGTCTCGACGGATAGACATGAAATTCTCGGATTTTGTGGAGAAAATGCATAAAAcgcaggaagagggaggagatgagag GGTGTACCTGCAGCAGACACTGAATGACACAGTGGGCAGGAAGATCGTGGTGGACTTCCTGGGTTTCAACTGGAACTGGATCACCAAGCAGCAGAGCAAGAGGAACTGGGGCCAGCTCACCTCCAACCTGCTGCTCATAGGCATGGAGG GCAACGTGACGCCAGCCCATTACGACGAGCAGCAGAACTTCTTTGCACAAATCAAAGGTTACaagaggtgcatcctgttccctcCCGACCAGTTTGAGTGTCTCTATCCCTTCCCTGTTCACCACCCCTGTGACAGACAGAGCCAG GTTGACTTTGAGAACCCTGACTATGAGAGGTTTCCCAACTTCAAGAATGTGTCGGGCTATGAGACTGTGGTGGGCCCGGGAGATGTTCTCTACATCCCTATGTACTG GTGGCACCACATTGAGTCCCTGTTGAGTGGTGGAGTGACCATCACTGTCAACTTCTGGTACAAG GGTGCGCCCACGCCCAAGAGGATCGAGTACCCACTGAGAGCTCATCAGAAGGTGGCCATCATGAGAAACATAGAGAAGATGCTGGGGGAGGCACTGGGAGACCCACACGAG GTTGGCCCTTTATTGAACATGATGATTAAAGGCCGATATGACCAGGGATTCAGCTAG